One window from the genome of Verrucomicrobiia bacterium encodes:
- a CDS encoding ATP-binding protein → MSSVNHDLKALLERLDFSFSKGVFYLTFALMEGEFKTVIQQKVADSLGMSVPELTRRDIHVPSLPGKVLAVIGMRRSGKTTFLWQCLADRLASGVPREALLYFNFEDERLSGLPASDLQWLIESYYHLHPELRDRTRATLFLDEIQIVPGWEGFVRRLLDTEKVDIFLSGSSARLLSREIATSMRGRALEVLVHPFSFREFLRHRQAEPDKPLAHLAKAARSTLQSHFASYLRLGGFPEVQNAAPRDHAATLRSYVDVALLRDVIERHSVSNPLTLRWMVGHLLGNAAAPFSVQKFYATLKSQGIAVAKDTVHAYLAHLEDAFLIRTVGLHTASERQRMIHPRKAYPVDPGLIPIFDRTSRSNLGHALETAVLLELERRGAQIGYLRTPSGYEVDFHAALPDGTTLLIQVCAELNTPAILEREVRALQEAHTGHPQATLLLLSLDLLPPVSLPPSIQWEPALAWLLNSPTSAH, encoded by the coding sequence GTGTCCTCGGTCAACCACGATCTCAAGGCATTGCTCGAGCGCCTCGATTTCTCCTTTTCAAAAGGAGTATTTTATCTTACATTCGCCTTGATGGAAGGAGAATTCAAGACGGTCATCCAGCAGAAAGTGGCGGACAGCCTCGGGATGTCCGTGCCCGAGCTGACCCGACGGGACATCCATGTGCCGAGCCTTCCAGGAAAGGTGCTGGCAGTCATCGGTATGCGCCGTTCTGGGAAGACCACTTTTCTTTGGCAGTGCTTGGCGGATCGCCTGGCCAGCGGCGTCCCTCGCGAGGCTCTTTTGTATTTCAACTTTGAGGATGAGCGACTCTCCGGCCTCCCCGCCAGCGATCTTCAATGGCTCATTGAGTCCTACTACCATCTTCATCCAGAGCTGCGGGATCGCACCCGGGCGACATTGTTTCTGGATGAAATCCAGATCGTCCCCGGCTGGGAGGGTTTCGTCCGCCGCTTGTTGGACACCGAGAAGGTAGACATCTTCCTCTCCGGCTCCTCTGCCCGTCTCCTGAGCCGGGAGATCGCCACTTCCATGCGGGGTCGCGCCCTGGAAGTCCTCGTTCACCCCTTCAGCTTTCGCGAGTTTCTCCGGCATCGGCAGGCGGAACCGGACAAACCCCTTGCCCATCTGGCCAAGGCGGCCCGCTCCACATTGCAGAGTCACTTTGCCAGCTACCTTCGCTTAGGCGGTTTTCCAGAAGTACAGAACGCCGCTCCGCGGGACCATGCGGCCACCCTTCGCAGTTACGTGGATGTCGCCCTGCTCCGCGATGTCATTGAGCGGCACTCCGTGTCCAATCCTCTCACCCTGCGCTGGATGGTGGGGCATCTCCTGGGCAATGCCGCTGCCCCCTTCAGCGTGCAGAAGTTCTACGCGACCCTGAAGTCACAGGGTATCGCCGTGGCCAAGGACACCGTCCACGCCTACCTGGCGCATTTGGAGGACGCTTTTCTCATCCGCACAGTAGGCCTCCATACGGCCTCCGAGCGTCAACGCATGATCCATCCGCGAAAGGCCTACCCGGTGGACCCCGGTCTCATCCCTATTTTTGACCGCACCTCCCGAAGCAACCTCGGCCATGCCCTGGAAACCGCGGTGCTCTTGGAACTCGAACGCCGTGGGGCTCAAATCGGCTACCTTCGCACGCCGTCCGGTTACGAGGTCGACTTCCACGCCGCTCTTCCGGATGGCACCACTCTGCTCATCCAAGTTTGCGCTGAGCTCAACACCCCCGCCATCCTGGAGCGTGAAGTCCGGGCTCTCCAGGAAGCCCACACCGGGCACCCGCAGGCTACGCTCCTACTTCTCTCGCTGGATCTCCTCCCTCCCGTCTCGTTGCCGCCATCCATTCAGTGGGAACCCGCCCTGGCGTGGCTACTGAACAGCCCAACCAGCGCACATTGA
- a CDS encoding transposase, translating into MGDAAAIHQRRLKAPTAFPVAHDHCMLRVVNRDFVFGPQEREHFVRLLRAYERVCSVSVLTFSILSNHFHLLVEVPARPEQP; encoded by the coding sequence ATGGGCGACGCTGCCGCAATACACCAGCGTCGTCTGAAGGCTCCCACCGCGTTTCCCGTCGCCCATGACCACTGCATGTTGCGGGTGGTGAACCGCGACTTCGTCTTCGGTCCCCAGGAACGCGAACATTTCGTGCGCCTGCTCCGGGCATACGAACGAGTCTGCAGCGTGAGCGTGCTCACCTTCAGCATTCTCTCCAACCACTTCCATCTCCTGGTCGAGGTTCCGGCCCGTCCGGAACAACCCTGA
- the serA gene encoding phosphoglycerate dehydrogenase, giving the protein MHVLVCDPISPRGIAYFQARPEFQVTVLTPRLPEAGLLAAVADAEALVVRSETRVTARLLEAAPRLKVVGRAGVGVDNVDVEAATRRGVVVMNTPGGNTVTTAELTFFMLGALARKIPAAHASMVAGRWDRKTFQGTEVAGKTLGILGAGRIGTEVAKRALAFGMRVVAYDPFLTDARARQMGIELALDMDVVFRAADFITVHLPVTAETRGLLNAEAFTRMKPGVRLINCARGEIVNEADLVSALESGRVAGAALDVFASEPLAADHRLRNLANVVLTPHLGASTEEAQEKCGLEVAEILTAFLLTGEVRNAVNLPGVDAQTFELVRPYLPLGEKLGSLLGQLASGPVDRLHITYGGRAQELPQTDPVTRAILRGFLSQSAVQDINNINVRSAAASLGIAVEEKKSDEPVTFNEWLHVQAFNEGRKVISAGGTFFGSPNNPRIVRLYSLPVEIPIAGTLLLIRNEDRPGIVGHLGSVLGAHGVNIANMSLARDAAGGQALTVLHLDSPPPQAALDELARDPAITSARVVVL; this is encoded by the coding sequence ATGCACGTCCTCGTTTGCGATCCGATTTCCCCCCGGGGCATCGCCTACTTCCAGGCCCGCCCGGAATTTCAGGTGACCGTATTGACCCCGCGCCTCCCGGAGGCCGGGTTGCTTGCCGCCGTGGCGGATGCCGAAGCCCTGGTGGTGCGGTCGGAAACCCGGGTGACGGCGCGTCTGCTGGAGGCGGCGCCCAGGCTCAAGGTGGTGGGCCGGGCCGGGGTGGGGGTGGACAACGTGGACGTCGAGGCGGCCACCCGCCGGGGCGTCGTGGTCATGAACACCCCGGGTGGCAACACGGTCACCACGGCCGAGCTCACCTTCTTCATGCTGGGAGCCCTCGCACGGAAAATCCCCGCCGCGCACGCCAGCATGGTTGCCGGCCGATGGGATCGGAAGACGTTCCAGGGCACCGAGGTCGCCGGCAAGACCCTGGGAATCCTGGGTGCGGGGCGGATCGGAACCGAGGTCGCAAAACGCGCCCTCGCCTTTGGCATGCGGGTGGTGGCCTACGACCCCTTCCTGACCGATGCCCGGGCGCGCCAGATGGGCATCGAGCTGGCGCTCGACATGGATGTCGTCTTTCGGGCGGCCGACTTCATCACCGTGCACCTGCCGGTGACCGCCGAGACCCGCGGCCTGCTGAATGCCGAAGCCTTTACCCGCATGAAGCCCGGCGTGCGACTCATCAACTGCGCCCGCGGCGAGATCGTGAACGAGGCCGACCTCGTGTCGGCCCTCGAATCCGGCCGCGTTGCGGGCGCCGCCCTCGATGTCTTTGCCTCGGAGCCGCTCGCCGCCGACCACCGCCTGCGCAACCTGGCCAACGTGGTCCTCACCCCGCATCTCGGGGCCAGCACCGAGGAGGCGCAGGAAAAGTGTGGGCTCGAAGTCGCCGAGATTCTCACCGCTTTCCTGCTCACCGGCGAGGTGCGCAACGCGGTGAATCTCCCCGGGGTGGATGCGCAGACCTTCGAGCTGGTCCGCCCCTATCTGCCGCTGGGCGAGAAGCTCGGGTCCCTGCTCGGACAGCTCGCCTCCGGCCCCGTGGACCGCCTCCACATCACCTACGGGGGCCGGGCCCAGGAATTGCCCCAGACGGATCCCGTGACGCGGGCCATCCTGCGCGGATTTCTCAGCCAGAGCGCGGTTCAGGACATCAACAACATCAATGTCCGCAGCGCCGCGGCGTCCCTCGGGATCGCCGTCGAGGAGAAGAAGTCGGACGAGCCCGTGACGTTCAACGAATGGCTGCACGTGCAGGCCTTCAACGAGGGCCGGAAGGTCATTTCGGCGGGTGGGACCTTTTTCGGCTCGCCCAACAATCCGCGCATCGTCCGCCTCTACAGTCTGCCGGTGGAGATCCCCATCGCCGGAACCCTCCTGTTGATCCGCAACGAAGACCGGCCGGGCATCGTCGGCCACCTTGGGAGTGTGCTGGGCGCGCACGGGGTCAACATCGCCAACATGAGCCTGGCCCGGGACGCCGCTGGCGGCCAGGCCCTTACCGTGCTGCACCTCGACAGCCCTCCGCCCCAAGCGGCCCTCGACGAGCTGGCCCGCGACCCGGCCATCACCAGCGCCCGCGTCGTCGTCCTCTGA
- a CDS encoding HEAT repeat domain-containing protein codes for MDFRMQVWKRRLTKVAGATLVAGLLAAAPGVPPPDVQRAAFRMLDGFEIQLFASELEGVINPIQLRFDPAGRLWVACSVTYPQPVPGVPADDRIVVLEDRDGDGRADRSTVFADGLQIPTGIELGDGGVYVGAATELLHLRDTNGDGRADERRVLLSGFGTGDSHQTLNSFTWGPCSELLMSQGLHANSRVETPWGIAELRQAGVWRLWPRTLRLEAFWDGAMGAHNPFGNVFDRWGQPLVFAGNGHGVYHLTQAMIPTRHFLEQKSLWNQGRKFGGGDFVENAVWPGTFQGEVVTGGYLHNSVERFRVTEDGATFRVERLPPLVETTDTSFRVVDVRFGPDGALYLCDWANPVIGHYQASFRDPDRDKTHGRIWRVQPKRPAGTPPARRDLSAGTVSELLDLLGSPDRWTRQMAARVLAGRPQSAVLEALGHRLDEDATPPPDEHQLFEWIGVMAGFGPVPPPLLDRLAGATRFEARAFAARVAGLSAAHRAAEDSGADLKPYLERLTRLVADAHPRVRLEAVVACAQVPDARAIEVAALAADAAMEPAIEYAFTQCVQALKPWWRPALERGELTLGGVPARLTALARADRSADTVANAAGRLRRIAEVALEDSTREELLQTVADAGGPNELVVLLSPRTFNRGAVPDPELHAVWLERLAVVSKNREVRPPGDLGALLEPLLRSQAVGVRCGALRLAGLWQVDSHRDALERAALAEALPEERQAAADGLAELGDPASLRLLTRLAASDPEPEVRARAVAALVRRDADAAAGFAASAWSGPVTPDAVRTVLLAFLQQRDAVASLTRALNATAPSRNAAVAALELMASSGRRDPELAAVFERATGPGVPLSAWTETDRTTLAAEVRTSGDRVRGAEIFRWPALGCTACHSVDGTPGLIGPNLGALGTSQSVEFVLSALLEPQKEVKEGFVAHEITTRRGETYQGYLRGETPGEVAILDHLSGGMIRLHPDQIQSRRQLGSLMPEGLLDGLSRNEIRDLVAYLSQLGRP; via the coding sequence ATGGATTTCCGAATGCAGGTCTGGAAACGCCGGTTGACGAAGGTGGCTGGCGCAACACTGGTCGCCGGACTACTGGCGGCGGCTCCCGGGGTTCCCCCCCCGGATGTTCAGCGTGCCGCGTTCCGCATGCTCGACGGCTTCGAGATCCAGTTGTTTGCCTCCGAGCTGGAGGGAGTGATCAATCCGATTCAGTTGCGCTTCGATCCCGCGGGCCGGTTGTGGGTGGCCTGCAGCGTGACCTATCCGCAGCCCGTTCCCGGTGTCCCTGCCGACGACCGGATTGTGGTGCTGGAGGACCGGGATGGCGACGGGCGCGCCGACCGCTCGACCGTGTTCGCCGATGGGCTTCAAATCCCGACAGGCATTGAACTCGGAGACGGCGGCGTCTATGTCGGCGCCGCCACGGAACTGTTGCACCTGCGCGACACCAACGGTGACGGGAGGGCCGACGAACGGCGCGTGCTCCTGAGCGGGTTCGGCACGGGAGACTCCCACCAGACGCTGAATTCCTTCACCTGGGGTCCCTGCAGCGAGTTGCTGATGAGCCAGGGGCTCCACGCCAACTCCCGGGTTGAAACCCCCTGGGGCATTGCTGAATTGCGCCAGGCCGGTGTCTGGCGTCTCTGGCCGCGGACCCTCCGTCTCGAGGCCTTCTGGGACGGCGCCATGGGGGCGCATAATCCCTTCGGCAACGTGTTCGACCGCTGGGGCCAGCCCCTGGTGTTCGCCGGCAACGGCCACGGGGTCTATCACCTTACGCAGGCCATGATCCCCACCCGGCACTTTCTGGAACAGAAGTCGCTTTGGAACCAGGGGCGCAAGTTCGGCGGGGGTGACTTCGTTGAAAATGCGGTCTGGCCCGGGACCTTTCAGGGTGAGGTGGTCACCGGAGGCTATCTGCACAACAGCGTGGAGCGGTTCCGGGTCACGGAGGATGGCGCGACGTTCCGGGTGGAACGGCTTCCGCCATTGGTGGAGACGACGGACACCTCGTTCCGCGTGGTGGATGTGCGGTTTGGTCCCGACGGCGCGCTCTACCTGTGCGACTGGGCCAATCCGGTCATCGGACACTACCAGGCGAGCTTCCGGGATCCGGACCGTGACAAGACGCACGGGCGGATCTGGCGGGTTCAGCCGAAGCGCCCGGCGGGGACCCCGCCCGCCCGCCGCGATTTGTCGGCCGGGACGGTGTCCGAACTGCTGGACCTACTCGGCTCGCCCGACCGGTGGACCCGGCAGATGGCGGCGCGGGTGCTTGCCGGGCGTCCGCAGTCGGCGGTGCTTGAAGCACTGGGACACAGGTTGGACGAGGACGCGACCCCCCCGCCCGATGAACACCAGTTGTTCGAATGGATCGGGGTGATGGCAGGGTTTGGGCCGGTGCCGCCGCCGCTATTGGACCGTCTCGCCGGTGCGACACGGTTTGAGGCACGGGCCTTCGCGGCGCGCGTCGCCGGACTCTCCGCGGCCCATCGCGCCGCAGAGGACTCCGGGGCTGACCTGAAACCCTATCTCGAGCGGCTCACGCGCCTGGTTGCCGACGCCCATCCCCGGGTGCGGCTCGAAGCCGTGGTCGCCTGCGCCCAGGTTCCCGATGCGCGGGCCATCGAGGTGGCGGCGCTGGCCGCGGATGCCGCCATGGAGCCGGCCATCGAATACGCCTTCACCCAGTGTGTGCAGGCGTTGAAGCCCTGGTGGCGTCCGGCCCTGGAGCGGGGCGAACTCACCCTCGGTGGTGTTCCCGCGCGACTCACCGCGCTCGCGCGCGCCGACCGCAGTGCGGACACCGTGGCAAACGCGGCCGGACGCCTGCGACGGATTGCCGAGGTCGCCCTGGAGGATTCCACCCGGGAGGAGCTGCTCCAGACGGTCGCCGACGCCGGCGGGCCGAACGAACTCGTGGTCCTGCTGTCACCGCGCACCTTCAACCGTGGCGCCGTGCCTGACCCGGAACTCCATGCCGTCTGGCTGGAGCGGCTGGCCGTCGTTTCAAAAAACCGCGAAGTCCGTCCGCCGGGCGATCTCGGCGCACTGCTGGAGCCGCTTTTGCGGTCTCAAGCCGTGGGTGTCCGGTGCGGCGCCCTGAGGCTAGCGGGCCTCTGGCAGGTGGATTCGCACCGCGATGCGCTGGAACGTGCGGCCCTCGCGGAGGCGTTGCCGGAGGAGCGTCAGGCGGCCGCAGACGGTCTCGCGGAGCTGGGAGATCCGGCATCGCTCCGGTTGCTGACCCGCCTCGCCGCCTCCGATCCAGAGCCCGAGGTCCGCGCCCGGGCGGTCGCCGCCCTGGTTCGACGCGACGCCGATGCGGCCGCCGGGTTCGCGGCGTCGGCGTGGTCGGGTCCGGTCACTCCCGACGCCGTGCGCACCGTTCTCCTGGCGTTTCTGCAACAACGGGACGCCGTGGCGTCATTGACCCGCGCCCTGAACGCTACCGCGCCCTCACGGAACGCCGCCGTGGCGGCCCTGGAGCTGATGGCGTCCAGCGGGCGGCGGGATCCGGAACTGGCGGCGGTGTTCGAGCGCGCCACCGGACCAGGTGTTCCCCTGTCGGCATGGACCGAAACCGACCGGACCACCCTGGCGGCCGAGGTGCGGACTTCCGGTGACCGCGTTCGTGGGGCCGAAATTTTTCGGTGGCCGGCGCTGGGCTGCACGGCCTGTCATAGCGTGGACGGGACCCCGGGGTTGATCGGACCCAACCTGGGTGCCCTTGGCACATCGCAGTCGGTGGAGTTCGTCCTCAGCGCCCTGCTGGAGCCTCAGAAGGAGGTGAAGGAGGGGTTTGTCGCCCACGAGATCACCACACGACGCGGGGAGACGTACCAGGGATACCTGCGCGGAGAAACCCCGGGGGAGGTGGCGATCCTGGATCACCTGTCGGGCGGGATGATCCGGCTGCACCCGGACCAGATCCAGTCGCGACGTCAGCTGGGTTCGCTGATGCCCGAGGGATTGCTGGACGGTCTGTCCCGCAACGAGATTCGCGACCTCGTGGCCTACCTGTCCCAACTTGGGCGCCCGTGA
- the mpl gene encoding UDP-N-acetylmuramate:L-alanyl-gamma-D-glutamyl-meso-diaminopimelate ligase, with the protein MLTDFRSVHFIGIGGTAMASVAVAMHERGYRVTGSDQDAIYPPMSTFLAARGIVPRAGYSETNLVPAPDLVVVGNAISRGNPEAEAVLERRLRYCSLPELLRECFLRGRRSLVVTGTHGKTTTTSLLAWVFESAGLQPSYLIGGIPANLGQGARFTDSDWCILEGDEYDTAFFDKRSKFVHYLPEVAIVNNLEMDHADIFGSLSEIQRSFQRFLNLVPRNGLVLANGDDRNVAPLLGITHCPVMRFGLGPANALQATGVALGPEASGFELDGVRYTVPLVGEFNVRNALAVAACARHCGLTADQIQRAFSGFLGVERRMTVRGEERGVAVVDDFGHHPTAIRETLRALRVRFPSRRLWAVFEPRSNTTRRNLFQAELAEALERADAVVVSQVARLEQLAPEDRLNPDQLMEDLRRAGRPASYLPSVESILDHLVRAVEPGDVVCVFSNGGFGNIHQRLLGRLAGGGEIP; encoded by the coding sequence GTGCTCACGGACTTCCGAAGCGTCCACTTCATTGGCATTGGCGGCACGGCGATGGCGAGCGTGGCCGTGGCCATGCACGAGCGCGGCTACCGGGTCACGGGGTCCGACCAGGATGCCATCTACCCGCCGATGTCCACGTTCCTGGCCGCGCGCGGGATCGTGCCGCGGGCGGGCTACTCGGAGACGAACCTGGTGCCCGCACCGGACCTGGTCGTGGTGGGGAACGCCATTTCGAGGGGAAATCCGGAGGCGGAAGCCGTGCTCGAGCGGCGTCTGCGCTATTGTTCGCTCCCGGAACTGCTCCGCGAATGTTTCCTGCGCGGGCGGCGGTCCCTGGTGGTCACCGGCACGCACGGCAAGACCACGACGACTTCCCTGCTGGCCTGGGTGTTCGAGTCGGCCGGACTCCAGCCCTCGTACCTCATCGGCGGCATCCCGGCCAACCTCGGCCAGGGAGCCCGCTTCACCGACTCGGACTGGTGCATTCTCGAGGGCGACGAGTACGACACCGCCTTTTTCGACAAACGGAGCAAGTTCGTCCACTACCTGCCGGAGGTGGCCATCGTGAACAACCTGGAAATGGATCACGCCGACATCTTCGGATCGCTTTCCGAGATCCAGCGCTCATTCCAACGATTCCTGAACCTCGTTCCCCGCAACGGACTGGTGCTGGCCAACGGCGATGATCGCAATGTCGCGCCGCTCCTGGGCATCACCCACTGTCCCGTCATGCGGTTCGGGTTGGGCCCGGCCAATGCGCTTCAGGCCACCGGGGTGGCGCTGGGGCCGGAGGCGTCCGGGTTCGAGCTGGACGGCGTCCGCTACACCGTGCCGCTGGTGGGCGAATTCAATGTCCGCAACGCCCTCGCCGTGGCCGCCTGTGCGCGTCATTGCGGGCTGACTGCGGACCAGATCCAGCGGGCGTTTTCGGGATTTCTTGGTGTGGAGCGACGGATGACGGTGCGCGGCGAGGAGCGGGGGGTCGCGGTGGTGGATGATTTCGGGCATCACCCGACGGCGATTCGCGAGACCCTGCGGGCGCTCCGGGTGCGATTTCCTTCGCGCCGTTTGTGGGCGGTGTTCGAGCCCCGCTCCAACACCACCCGGCGCAACCTGTTTCAGGCCGAGCTGGCGGAGGCCCTGGAGCGCGCCGATGCCGTGGTGGTGTCGCAGGTGGCCCGTCTGGAGCAACTTGCGCCGGAGGATCGGCTGAACCCGGATCAGCTCATGGAGGATCTCCGCCGCGCGGGTCGCCCGGCATCCTATCTGCCCTCCGTCGAGAGCATCCTCGACCACCTCGTCAGAGCCGTGGAACCGGGCGACGTCGTTTGCGTCTTCAGCAACGGGGGATTTGGGAACATTCACCAG